Proteins co-encoded in one Cyanobacteria bacterium GSL.Bin1 genomic window:
- a CDS encoding DNA gyrase subunit B produces MTNSYGAEQIQVLEGLEPVRKRPGMYIGSTGPRGLHHLVYEVVDNSIDEALAGYCTHIEIDLNADGSVTVTDNGRGIPVEVHSRTGKSALETVMTVLHAGGKFGGGGYKVSGGLHGVGVSVVNALSEWVEVIVRREHTAYKQRYERGVPTHDLESEPDPSPETGTSLCFLPDTEIFTTGIEFDYNTLAGRLRELAYLNAGVKITFTDHRNAEQPRTETYCYQGGIKEYVGYIVGEKQPLHPDIIYVQGEKEGVQVEVALQWCVDAYSDNVLGFANNIRTVDGGTHLEGLKTVLTRTMNNVARKRNKLKENDSNLAGENIREGLTAVISVKVPEPEFEGQTKTKLGNTEVRGIVDSLVGETLTEFLDFNPNVADAIIEKAVQAFKAAEAARRARELVRRKSVLESSPLPGKLADCSSRDPAESEIFIVEGDSAGGSAKQGRDRRFQAILPLRGKILNIEKTDDSKIYKNNEIQSLITALGLGVKGEEFDISQLRYHRAVIMSVAGDEPTLVMDDTGKTELTPIGGFIDDCVEGRRSQERYQVMSFDPKTHQTRFRPLKEVIRHGHEEPMYQITTRYQRSVKVTSSHSVFVYEDGEVRLKKGNEIRQGDWLVASRRLPRPSEPTTSIDLLRTFYEAGLTDNLYLQGESVRKTAAARVLAKVERPDLLSEPRVQLDAENWQQLITQRQDLGVTQKQVALACGVKQPITISHWERGVNHPTLPNFLSYLEAIGGNEKVVYQTLPAKIDSYLCDQEDSKNVRWREVSDYKPFAEFTPSELVELGNEVKIVPRAHVNKAFDRDLPVTEELLWFLGWYVAEGTLSQHQVSLNLGEKDEPLIPELTQVIESVFGETPRCYYDPDSKGIKLYFHSVMAARLIRAWNLGNLAHDKQLPNVVFSVSERFQLAFLEGYFLGDGTISDAHISFTTNGKHLKDGLLYLFGQLGLIATTTEHQPTGNASIQTRHPYYTISICQKQQLANCQQIWQRHHCAEQLLAYLAKPKQQTPDYLPISDDLMALRVIENQEVELTGEYVYDFSVEGDENFICGVGGLCAHNTDADVDGAHIRTLLLTFFYRYQRALIEQGYVYIACPPLYKVERGKQHYYCYSDREMQNLVREFPSNANYTLQRFKGLGEMMPLQLWETTMNPETRTLKRVEIEDAAEADRIFTVLMGDRVAPRREFIEKYGPQLNLTDLDI; encoded by the coding sequence ATGACAAACAGTTACGGTGCTGAACAGATACAAGTTCTCGAAGGTCTAGAACCAGTCCGCAAACGTCCCGGAATGTATATTGGTTCTACAGGGCCACGAGGACTACACCATCTGGTTTATGAGGTGGTGGATAACTCAATTGATGAAGCGCTTGCTGGTTACTGCACCCACATTGAGATCGATCTTAACGCAGACGGTTCCGTAACTGTCACTGATAATGGACGGGGGATTCCCGTGGAAGTCCATTCTCGTACTGGAAAGTCAGCACTGGAAACTGTAATGACCGTTCTCCACGCCGGTGGTAAATTTGGTGGGGGAGGCTACAAAGTCTCAGGCGGACTGCATGGAGTTGGTGTTTCTGTGGTCAATGCCCTTTCAGAATGGGTAGAAGTAATAGTCCGACGGGAACACACTGCCTATAAGCAACGCTACGAGCGAGGAGTTCCCACTCATGATTTAGAAAGCGAACCGGATCCCAGTCCCGAAACCGGTACCTCACTGTGCTTTCTTCCTGATACAGAAATTTTTACCACAGGGATAGAATTTGACTATAATACCCTTGCCGGACGACTGAGAGAACTGGCCTATCTCAACGCAGGAGTCAAAATTACCTTCACTGACCACCGTAATGCAGAACAACCGCGCACTGAAACCTACTGCTATCAAGGCGGCATTAAAGAATATGTCGGTTACATTGTCGGCGAAAAACAACCCCTCCATCCTGACATTATCTATGTGCAGGGAGAGAAAGAAGGGGTACAAGTGGAAGTAGCGCTGCAATGGTGTGTTGATGCTTACAGCGATAATGTTTTAGGCTTTGCCAATAATATTCGCACAGTGGATGGGGGAACCCATCTTGAAGGGTTAAAAACGGTTTTAACCCGGACGATGAATAATGTTGCCCGTAAGCGCAACAAACTGAAAGAAAATGATTCTAACCTCGCCGGAGAAAATATTCGAGAAGGGTTAACAGCAGTGATTTCTGTAAAAGTTCCGGAACCGGAATTTGAAGGTCAGACCAAGACCAAGTTAGGGAATACAGAAGTGAGAGGCATTGTTGACTCGCTAGTGGGAGAAACGCTCACTGAATTTTTAGATTTTAATCCCAATGTTGCTGATGCCATTATTGAAAAGGCAGTACAAGCGTTTAAAGCAGCCGAAGCCGCACGACGGGCGAGAGAATTAGTCCGTCGGAAATCGGTCTTAGAATCGTCTCCCCTACCTGGGAAATTAGCCGATTGCAGTTCTCGGGATCCGGCTGAGTCAGAAATTTTTATCGTCGAAGGCGATAGTGCGGGCGGGAGTGCCAAACAAGGGCGAGACCGACGCTTTCAAGCCATTCTCCCCTTACGCGGTAAAATCTTGAACATTGAAAAAACAGATGATAGCAAAATCTATAAAAATAATGAGATTCAGTCGCTGATTACTGCCTTGGGATTAGGGGTGAAAGGAGAAGAGTTTGATATATCCCAACTCCGTTACCATCGTGCCGTGATTATGAGTGTTGCGGGGGATGAACCTACTCTCGTCATGGATGATACGGGAAAAACAGAATTGACTCCCATTGGTGGGTTTATTGATGATTGTGTGGAAGGGCGACGCAGCCAAGAACGCTATCAGGTGATGTCCTTTGACCCCAAAACCCATCAAACCCGCTTCCGTCCCCTAAAAGAGGTAATTCGTCATGGGCATGAAGAACCCATGTATCAGATTACCACTCGTTATCAGCGTTCGGTGAAAGTTACCTCCTCCCACAGTGTCTTTGTTTATGAAGACGGAGAAGTTCGCCTGAAAAAAGGCAATGAAATTCGCCAAGGAGACTGGTTAGTGGCAAGTCGTCGCTTACCGCGCCCAAGTGAACCTACAACCTCTATTGATTTACTGCGCACCTTCTACGAAGCAGGATTAACCGACAATCTTTATTTACAAGGGGAGAGTGTTCGCAAAACGGCAGCCGCGCGAGTTTTAGCGAAAGTTGAACGCCCTGATTTACTCAGTGAACCTCGGGTTCAACTTGATGCAGAAAATTGGCAACAGTTAATTACCCAACGTCAAGACTTAGGCGTAACCCAAAAACAAGTTGCCCTTGCTTGTGGCGTAAAACAACCCATTACTATTAGTCATTGGGAACGTGGGGTTAATCATCCCACCTTACCGAATTTTCTCTCCTATCTAGAAGCAATTGGCGGGAATGAAAAGGTGGTTTATCAAACGCTGCCAGCTAAAATTGACAGTTATCTCTGTGATCAAGAAGATAGTAAGAATGTCCGTTGGCGAGAGGTGAGTGATTACAAACCATTTGCTGAATTTACCCCCAGTGAGTTAGTGGAGTTGGGAAATGAAGTAAAAATCGTTCCTCGCGCCCATGTCAATAAAGCCTTCGATCGCGATCTACCTGTTACTGAGGAATTACTGTGGTTCTTAGGTTGGTATGTAGCAGAAGGCACGTTAAGCCAACATCAAGTTAGCCTCAATTTAGGGGAAAAAGATGAACCGCTAATTCCGGAACTAACCCAAGTTATCGAATCCGTTTTCGGGGAAACGCCACGTTGCTACTACGATCCTGACAGCAAAGGGATTAAACTTTATTTCCATAGCGTGATGGCTGCCCGTTTGATTCGCGCTTGGAATTTAGGCAATCTTGCCCATGATAAACAACTCCCCAATGTTGTCTTTAGTGTTAGCGAACGCTTCCAACTTGCGTTTCTAGAGGGATATTTTCTCGGTGATGGCACAATTAGCGATGCCCATATCTCGTTTACCACTAATGGGAAACATCTCAAAGATGGTTTACTGTATCTCTTTGGTCAATTAGGCTTAATTGCAACTACCACGGAACATCAGCCCACTGGAAACGCAAGCATTCAAACTCGCCATCCTTACTACACCATTAGCATCTGTCAGAAACAACAGTTAGCGAATTGTCAGCAGATTTGGCAGCGTCATCATTGTGCCGAACAATTACTCGCCTATTTGGCAAAACCCAAGCAACAAACCCCCGATTATCTTCCGATTAGCGATGATTTGATGGCGTTACGAGTCATCGAGAATCAGGAAGTGGAACTTACGGGAGAGTATGTGTATGACTTCTCGGTAGAAGGAGATGAGAACTTTATCTGCGGCGTAGGGGGACTTTGCGCTCATAATACGGATGCTGATGTTGATGGAGCGCATATCAGAACCTTATTATTAACCTTCTTTTATCGCTATCAACGGGCATTAATTGAACAAGGCTATGTTTATATTGCTTGTCCGCCTCTCTATAAAGTAGAACGAGGAAAACAACATTACTATTGCTACAGCGATCGCGAAATGCAGAATTTAGTCCGTGAGTTTCCCAGCAACGCCAACTACACCCTCCAGCGATTTAAGGGTTTAGGAGAAATGATGCCCTTGCAACTGTGGGAAACCACCATGAACCCAGAAACCCGAACCCTGAAGCGCGTGGAAATTGAAGATGCAGCGGAAGCGGATCGCATCTTTACGGTTTTAATGGGCGATCGCGTTGCCCCCCGTCGGGAGTTCATTGAAAAATACGGTCCTCAACTCAACCTTACTGACTTGGACATTTGA
- the corA gene encoding magnesium/cobalt transporter CorA yields the protein MTQFPSFNPDFLEDSEDKEDYFDFFFDQPGSEPGTLWIEEDAAPSQLVLIDYDAKHAVRRVNIDPLKCEHYLASESASWLDIQGLGSENILKQIGQIFKLHPLLLEDVVNVPQRPKVEDYNEQLIIIIHLVQPKPEEDGFYSEQVSFVLGKKYLLTFQEEPNHDCFNPVRDRLKNNKGKIRTSSVDYLTYLLLDTIIDSFFPVLEDYGERIEELENEVVFNPDHHTLEKIYKIRRELLALRRAIWPQQSVITTLMRSGSNLISSDVEIYFRDCYDHVIQLLDIVESYRELSSSLMDVYLSSMSNKMSEVMKVLTIISSIFIPLSFIAGVYGMNFEYMPELAWKWGYFVCLSVMGTVALSLIIFFWRSGWLKRFYPVDTSGEKMSRRKKKLRFPRRRQK from the coding sequence ATGACACAATTTCCTAGTTTCAATCCCGATTTTCTTGAAGATAGTGAAGACAAAGAAGATTATTTTGACTTCTTTTTTGACCAACCGGGGAGTGAACCCGGAACCTTATGGATTGAGGAAGATGCTGCGCCTTCACAGTTAGTTTTAATTGATTATGATGCTAAGCACGCAGTGAGAAGAGTTAATATTGATCCGCTAAAGTGTGAACATTATTTAGCAAGTGAATCTGCATCCTGGTTAGATATACAAGGGCTTGGTTCTGAAAATATTCTAAAACAGATTGGTCAAATTTTCAAGCTTCATCCTTTACTGTTAGAAGATGTAGTTAATGTTCCTCAACGTCCGAAAGTAGAAGACTATAATGAACAATTAATTATTATTATTCATTTGGTACAACCGAAACCCGAAGAAGATGGTTTTTATTCAGAACAAGTCAGCTTTGTTTTAGGAAAAAAATATCTCTTAACTTTCCAGGAAGAACCTAATCATGATTGTTTTAATCCCGTGCGCGATCGCCTTAAAAACAATAAAGGTAAAATTCGCACTTCCAGCGTTGACTACCTCACCTACCTACTTTTAGATACGATTATTGATAGTTTTTTTCCTGTTTTAGAAGATTATGGTGAACGGATTGAAGAATTAGAAAACGAAGTTGTTTTTAATCCTGATCATCATACCCTCGAAAAAATTTATAAAATACGACGAGAACTTCTGGCACTAAGACGTGCCATTTGGCCCCAACAAAGTGTGATTACAACATTAATGCGAAGTGGCAGTAACTTAATTAGTTCAGATGTAGAAATTTATTTTCGAGACTGTTATGATCATGTGATTCAGCTCCTAGATATTGTCGAAAGTTATCGCGAATTATCTTCAAGTTTAATGGATGTTTACCTCTCTTCAATGAGTAATAAAATGAGTGAGGTGATGAAAGTTCTGACGATTATTTCTAGCATTTTTATTCCCTTATCTTTTATTGCCGGTGTTTATGGTATGAATTTTGAATATATGCCAGAACTGGCTTGGAAGTGGGGATATTTTGTTTGTTTAAGTGTCATGGGAACTGTTGCTTTAAGCTTAATTATTTTCTTCTGGCGTAGCGGTTGGTTAAAACGATTTTATCCCGTTGACACCAGTGGCGAAAAAATGAGCAGAAGGAAGAAGAAGTTAAGATTTCCCCGTCGCCGCCAAAAATAA
- the dnaA gene encoding chromosomal replication initiator protein DnaA produces MDHSAQQLWQNILEQLQPQLSPPTFQTWLQTVTPQSLNDHCLVICAPNPFSRNWLQKYYLSLITKTAQELAHSNLTVQITTPFAASANSEEIPLTWWKQSEDYINSLAGDRASENALSPKHTFSDFVVGPNNRMAHAASLAVAEYPGREFNPLFLCGGVGLGKTHLLQAIGHYRLELYPDSKVFYVSTEQFTNDLINAIRHDQLQQFREHYRAADILLIDDIQFIEGKEYTQEEFFHTFNTLYEAGKQVVLASDRPPKQIPRCSERLSSRFAMGLIADIQPPDLETRMAILQKKAEYDNLPLSPTIVEYLARNYPSNIRELEGALTQVVAHLSLSGLPLTLENVTSLLNPPQAKLATSPERILQVIAEYFQVSLADLKGSSRRREISSARQIGMYLMRQHTNLSLPKIGEIFGGKDHTTVMYSCEKIAQQQEQNPELNQTLRQLTDHVISQ; encoded by the coding sequence ATGGATCACTCAGCACAACAGCTTTGGCAGAATATTCTGGAACAGTTGCAACCCCAACTTAGCCCACCGACCTTTCAAACTTGGCTGCAAACTGTTACGCCACAAAGCCTCAATGATCACTGTTTAGTGATTTGTGCGCCCAATCCATTTTCTCGGAATTGGTTACAAAAATATTATCTTTCTCTGATTACAAAAACAGCTCAAGAATTGGCTCACTCTAATTTAACCGTTCAAATTACGACACCTTTTGCGGCTAGTGCCAACTCAGAGGAAATTCCTTTAACTTGGTGGAAACAGAGTGAGGATTACATCAATAGCTTAGCAGGCGATCGCGCTTCTGAAAATGCACTCAGCCCCAAACATACCTTCTCAGATTTTGTTGTCGGACCCAATAACCGCATGGCACACGCTGCATCCTTAGCGGTTGCCGAATATCCTGGTCGAGAATTCAATCCTCTGTTTCTTTGTGGGGGAGTGGGCTTAGGAAAAACTCATTTATTACAAGCGATTGGTCATTATCGCTTAGAACTGTATCCCGACTCCAAAGTATTTTATGTTTCTACTGAACAATTTACCAATGATTTAATTAATGCGATCCGTCACGATCAACTCCAACAATTCCGAGAACATTACCGCGCTGCCGATATTTTACTAATTGACGATATTCAATTTATTGAAGGAAAAGAATATACCCAAGAAGAATTCTTTCATACATTTAATACACTTTACGAGGCAGGAAAACAAGTCGTTCTCGCCTCAGATCGTCCCCCGAAGCAAATTCCCAGGTGTTCAGAAAGGCTCTCTTCTCGTTTTGCTATGGGATTAATCGCCGATATTCAACCGCCTGATTTAGAAACACGGATGGCAATTCTCCAGAAAAAAGCCGAATATGACAACCTTCCTTTATCGCCCACTATTGTTGAGTATTTAGCTAGAAATTATCCCTCAAATATTCGAGAATTAGAAGGCGCTTTAACCCAAGTCGTTGCTCATTTATCATTATCAGGCTTACCGTTAACTTTAGAAAATGTGACTTCTCTTTTGAATCCACCGCAAGCCAAACTGGCAACTTCTCCCGAGCGGATTTTACAGGTGATTGCCGAATATTTTCAGGTCTCTTTAGCTGATTTAAAGGGCAGTTCTCGTCGTCGAGAAATTAGTTCAGCGCGACAAATTGGGATGTATTTAATGCGTCAACACACGAATTTGAGTTTGCCAAAAATTGGGGAAATTTTTGGTGGAAAAGATCACACAACGGTAATGTATAGTTGTGAAAAAATTGCCCAACAACAAGAGCAAAATCCAGAACTCAATCAAACCTTACGTCAACTCACCGATCACGTAATTTCCCAATGA
- a CDS encoding glycosyltransferase produces MKILMISAILPSPYTQNSIPTRTFNLMKNLSERHEVTVVAQHYQMAKDDHIGTLAEWVQDLVIFPHHQEMGRRGIMNRAKRLGQLLKEGTPKSVLSYFSPQMQQWIDEKVAAKEFDVITCEHSINEIYVRPEWQNQVRTIVNIHGSIHGTCQKFLERSTAAKKSLREQLNLPLLKRYEQQYCSKFSALVTTTAEDKKQIKALQTEKPITVIPNGVDLNLFPKRTADPGGYQLLYISHQEELAVTEEVNFLCESVFPELKKRYPQITLTLQGIPDYLQDWKQVSGIEIATADSVLQTILQRSTVCVLPTQAGLGMKLATLQAMAIGVPVVGSDRALEGLNVDGAAVPLAAMRVNRLEEYIYAIGRLLQDPQLRERLSQNSRTLIEKNHNWRNLTEQYEKVLANGNLQATALIPEYG; encoded by the coding sequence ATGAAGATTTTAATGATTTCGGCAATTTTGCCCTCTCCTTACACCCAAAATTCTATTCCTACCCGAACCTTTAACTTGATGAAAAACCTAAGTGAACGTCATGAAGTTACAGTGGTTGCACAGCATTATCAAATGGCAAAAGATGATCATATTGGTACACTCGCAGAATGGGTACAAGATTTAGTGATTTTTCCCCATCATCAAGAGATGGGGCGACGGGGAATTATGAATCGGGCAAAACGGTTAGGACAATTATTAAAAGAGGGAACTCCGAAAAGTGTTTTGTCTTATTTTTCCCCGCAAATGCAGCAATGGATTGATGAAAAAGTTGCCGCTAAAGAGTTTGATGTCATTACTTGTGAGCACAGTATTAACGAAATTTATGTGCGTCCTGAATGGCAAAACCAAGTCAGAACAATTGTCAATATTCATGGTTCAATTCATGGGACATGTCAAAAATTTTTAGAGCGTTCAACTGCTGCAAAAAAAAGTCTGCGCGAGCAGTTAAATCTACCTCTCCTCAAACGATATGAGCAACAATATTGTTCTAAATTTTCAGCACTAGTAACAACAACCGCTGAAGATAAAAAACAAATTAAAGCTTTACAAACTGAAAAACCAATCACTGTTATTCCTAACGGAGTTGATTTAAACTTATTTCCAAAACGGACGGCTGATCCAGGCGGTTATCAACTACTTTATATCAGTCATCAGGAAGAATTAGCGGTGACAGAAGAAGTTAATTTCTTGTGTGAGTCGGTTTTCCCCGAACTGAAAAAACGTTATCCGCAAATCACATTAACCCTACAGGGAATCCCTGATTATCTTCAAGATTGGAAACAGGTTTCTGGAATTGAAATTGCAACCGCAGATTCTGTTTTACAGACCATTTTGCAACGCAGCACGGTCTGTGTGCTTCCCACACAAGCGGGTTTAGGCATGAAATTAGCGACATTACAGGCAATGGCAATTGGTGTTCCTGTGGTTGGCAGCGATCGCGCCCTAGAAGGCTTAAATGTCGATGGTGCTGCAGTTCCTTTGGCAGCAATGCGGGTCAATCGCTTAGAAGAATATATTTACGCGATCGGGCGCTTATTACAAGATCCGCAACTGCGCGAACGTCTCTCTCAAAATTCTCGTACTCTGATTGAAAAAAATCATAACTGGCGAAACCTAACCGAACAATATGAAAAAGTCCTTGCTAACGGTAATCTGCAAGCCACTGCATTAATTCCGGAATACGGATAA
- a CDS encoding ATP-binding protein, which yields MSELETIIKQSINPFDTANFKKGNFWEEEQPQDLNVNSIHKEVLESIEQTLTQVAKDKKSRTIRLEGDSGSGKTHLLGRLKKTLNRKAFFAHIIASIQAEYVFQYTLRKTIESLMFIPEGETESQLLLWLKRIIKQQREGVTQRILGKRKTFINQMKAAYPSGIWNPNSFFSVLYALTQPDLYALACGWLKGDDLDDEDLKVLGAKVTIETEDDAMSLLANLSYISNSTLPIVLCFDEIDISHEREELLKSILRLNMIIQSQKLKNFLVILSVITNTWKEHENSIAVSLKAPINQTLSLKPITTEQIEVLWSVHLRPFHQQLEKQPESSIAPLTKEDLEFYFPSGETNPSFPSGKTNPRNALQVGHELIQYYKTGRVEAPDSIAAFKLLWREELKKIKANITDFSAFSSAELANMLQKGIETLKQTQAKVNIFNKNTSFGVNSFSFKDRSSPEIGIIWNEGQNLRSFAALMNLCDELFRHQRYDVLIFIRYQGMGHAKNRGYQRFQKIFQTSPNFHIIPDLDSVYILATYHSLYSFATNQNLTVGYETPDVQRLQELTRQSGVLNECQILDKLEVLEATSSPVEPPLVEKPPVEPSPVNSSKNNQEIKEYILNLVQTTLFIGRKALTNQTLAEFNKETTLEEIDQSIQSLIKEQQIKIVNPKEELEAQSISIIS from the coding sequence ATGTCAGAGTTGGAAACAATTATCAAGCAATCCATTAATCCTTTTGATACAGCCAACTTTAAAAAAGGAAATTTTTGGGAAGAAGAACAACCACAAGATTTAAATGTCAATTCGATTCATAAAGAAGTCTTAGAGAGCATAGAGCAGACTTTAACACAAGTTGCAAAAGATAAAAAAAGCCGTACTATTCGCTTAGAAGGAGATAGCGGTTCTGGGAAAACGCATCTTTTAGGTCGCCTCAAAAAAACTCTGAACCGAAAAGCATTTTTTGCTCATATTATTGCTTCAATTCAAGCTGAATACGTTTTTCAATATACTCTTCGGAAAACAATTGAGAGTTTAATGTTTATTCCTGAAGGAGAAACGGAGTCACAGCTATTGTTATGGTTAAAGCGAATTATTAAACAGCAAAGGGAAGGAGTAACTCAAAGAATACTGGGTAAGAGAAAAACTTTTATTAATCAAATGAAAGCAGCTTATCCCAGTGGAATTTGGAATCCGAATTCATTTTTTAGTGTCTTATATGCACTGACTCAGCCGGATTTATATGCCTTAGCGTGTGGATGGTTAAAAGGAGATGATCTAGACGATGAAGACTTAAAAGTATTGGGTGCTAAAGTCACGATTGAAACTGAAGATGACGCAATGAGTTTGTTGGCTAACTTGAGTTATATTTCTAACTCAACGCTACCCATTGTTTTATGTTTTGATGAAATTGATATTAGTCATGAGCGTGAAGAATTATTAAAATCTATTTTGAGATTAAATATGATTATTCAAAGCCAGAAACTCAAAAATTTTCTGGTAATTCTGAGTGTTATTACTAATACTTGGAAAGAACATGAAAATTCTATTGCAGTTTCACTCAAAGCTCCGATTAACCAAACTCTTTCTTTAAAGCCAATTACAACAGAGCAAATTGAAGTCCTTTGGTCAGTTCATCTAAGACCATTCCATCAGCAACTCGAAAAGCAACCTGAATCGAGCATAGCACCATTAACTAAAGAAGATTTAGAATTCTATTTTCCGAGTGGCGAAACTAATCCAAGTTTTCCGAGTGGCAAAACTAATCCAAGAAATGCTCTACAGGTGGGTCATGAACTCATTCAATACTATAAAACTGGTCGAGTTGAGGCACCCGATTCAATTGCAGCCTTTAAATTACTTTGGCGTGAAGAATTAAAAAAAATAAAAGCTAACATTACTGATTTCAGTGCTTTTTCGTCTGCTGAATTAGCGAATATGTTGCAGAAAGGGATTGAAACTCTCAAGCAAACTCAAGCGAAGGTTAATATATTTAATAAAAATACAAGCTTTGGTGTCAACTCTTTTAGCTTTAAAGATCGCTCTTCTCCGGAAATCGGAATTATTTGGAATGAAGGACAGAACTTGAGAAGTTTTGCCGCATTAATGAACCTTTGTGATGAACTATTTCGACACCAGAGATATGATGTACTGATTTTCATTCGTTATCAAGGGATGGGTCACGCAAAAAATCGAGGCTATCAACGATTCCAAAAAATCTTTCAAACTTCCCCGAATTTTCATATCATACCTGATTTAGATTCAGTTTATATCTTAGCCACTTACCACAGTCTTTATAGCTTTGCGACGAATCAAAATTTGACCGTAGGTTATGAAACGCCAGATGTTCAACGTTTACAGGAATTAACGCGTCAGTCTGGTGTATTAAACGAGTGTCAAATTCTAGACAAGTTAGAAGTCTTGGAAGCTACTTCCTCTCCAGTTGAACCACCTCTAGTTGAAAAACCTCCAGTTGAACCATCTCCGGTTAATTCATCTAAAAATAATCAAGAAATTAAAGAATATATACTGAATCTTGTTCAAACTACTTTGTTCATAGGAAGAAAAGCCTTAACTAATCAAACATTAGCAGAATTCAATAAGGAAACGACTTTAGAAGAAATTGATCAGTCGATCCAAAGTCTCATCAAGGAACAGCAAATTAAAATTGTTAATCCTAAGGAAGAGTTAGAAGCACAAAGTATTTCAATAATTTCGTAA